A genomic segment from Lasioglossum baleicum chromosome 5, iyLasBale1, whole genome shotgun sequence encodes:
- the In gene encoding inturned planar cell polarity protein isoform X1, producing MDDTNSKNISTNSQCKYSDQICAAGGTPDDNEHDWWASDSGSCTGSYYSDTDSSAAEWESEISPTGELFYIESAAESIVDGQSLYNESEHDSQPELTRRRSTRAGKLMRLIRRKESKRWSTRNKKNYSSTTSNNILNPGKEGSTTKEVTFRDFQAGEIREVTLWVDPDRRHKLGRRATLCEAYFGITPGVFSDKTRVMVAGFIPDGEAMKNKNIKIGDWLRSVNSTNITYQNLDLILSEVTVATNVTLELQRVAGIDVTEKLPESNSPKQSILVQRLMNKEESKDLMQSLINYPLGVLYLRTTEISEMGPELQGVLYTFPRSENKNTQSILCTTRGAFITLNHLLPGITGSQPTSTTIQVASEEVHIVYVPRNDELLLIALPKKCCSLEEAVNLSLDIVRTLEFVHQSLTNCFTPIGNHSSLDHFFILCLEQLLDLKRFANNVGLPDCIMNINNDIESMESYKFRSTFSVANSIELSRDAQIQIDAALSEMEAMDYRDWNEDPMDCQRLYTILGSCVYHKKYLLGSHLMHSDLIEVNSYLRHNCLLNLVMNEPVNNLVIWTKVYPSSCNQGNLDNSKSIQPLVPNGKWFLLVVGYGYDLLAVLLESGGCTAKCSETIGPDVFYVEEAQETLKHIQKIGVTTLAAKWIASNTRPEVIPNEGHASTKPSSSITENFLGLIKSTDVQSSPARSSLASTTNKKAQEIPSILKKRSTEESPMVLGSVYSLHTSEDSLSQGTGGVSEISDEAVPILGRRATREKMSSGSKYSDDSDSDIDMYKNDCRMLNMDISNIRENLLNQAEYLTPKILTTGNKNYLYHYVHLDMAEGILLSSKLLASSEKDHKIIVNFNKCVHVIHRLLHNTVRFKKMLNSDMDKTVINKSLIAVKEHGVLFEWDNITYWVVGRLYTTPHPKELYVCYQDSAPQNLIEIAFKLHSLHTLI from the exons atggatgacACAAACTCTAAAAACATATCCACAAACTCACAATGTAAATATAGTGATCAAATTTGTGCTGCTGGAGGTACACCAGATGATAATGAGCATGACTGGTGGGCAAGTGATAGCGGATCCTGTACTGGATCATATTATTCAGACACGGACAG TTCTGCTGCAGAATGGGAGTCAGAAATCAGCCCTACTGGAGAATTATTTTACATAGAATCTGCTGCAGAAAGTATAGTCGATGGTCAGTCTTTGTACAATGAATCGGAGCATGATTCTCAACCAGAGCTGACAAGACGACGTAGCACAAGAGCTGGGAAACTAATGAGACTTATAAGGCGCAAAGAAAGCAAAAGATGGAGtacaagaaataagaaaaattattctagcaCTACATCCAACAATATATTGAATCCTGGGAAGGAAGGAAGTACCACTAAGGAAGTTACATTCAGGGATTTTCAA gCTGGAGAAATTCGAGAAGTCACGCTATGGGTTGATCCAGATAGAAGACATAAATTAGGAAGACGAGCTACATTATGCGAAGCTTACTTTGGAATCACTCCGGGTGTATTCTCAGACAAAACAAGAGTTATGGTAGCTGGATTTATACCGGATGGGGAAGCAATGAAAAATAAGAATATCAAAATTGGTGACTGGTTGAGAAGTGTGAACTCGACAAACATCACATATCAAAACTTAGATCTTATATTGTCTGAAGTTACTGTTGCAACAAAT GTAACATTAGAGCTGCAAAGAGTTGCAGGCATTGATGTAACAGAAAAATTGCCTGAATCGAACAGTCCTAAG CAATCCATATTGGTACAAAGACTAATGAACAAGGAGGAAAGCAAAGACCTGATGCAATCTCTTATAAATTATCCACTTGGGGTTCTGTATCTGAGAACTACAGAAATTTCAGAAATGGGaccagaattgcaaggtgttctTTATACGTTTCCTCGGtcagaaaataaaaatactcaATCTATTTTGTGCACAACGAGAGGAGCTTTTATAACTCTTAATCACTTGTTACCAGGAATAACGGGATCACAGCCTACTAG TACTACTATACAGGTGGCAAGCGAAGAAGTTCACATTGTATACGTGCCGAGAAACGATGAATTACTTCTAATAGCGTTACCAAAAAAATG TTGCAGTCTCGAGGAAGCTGTAAATTTATCGCTCGATATAGTCAGAACCTTAGAATTCGTACATCAATCGCTAACAAATTGTTTTACGCCCATCGGAAATCATTCTTCTTTAGATcacttttttattttgtgtCTCGAACAATTACTAGATTTAAAAAGATTTGCAAACAATGTAGGATTGCCCGACTGTATTATGAATATTAACAATGATATCGAGAGCATGGAAAGTTACAAATTTAGGAGCACTTTCTCAGTCGCAAATTCTATAGAGTTATCAAGAGATGCACAGATTCAGATTGATGCTGCCTTGAGTGAAATGGAAGCTATGGACTATAGGGATTGG AACGAAGATCCCATGGACTGCCAAAGACTATATACGATTTTAGGTAGCTGTGTATATCATAAAAAATACCTTCTCGGTTCCCATTTAATGCACAGTGATTTGATCGAAGTCAACTCTTATCTTCGACACAATTGTCTCCTAAACTTAGTGATGAACGAACCTGTAAATAATCTTGTTATTTGGACAAAAGTTTATCCCTCGTCGTGTAATCAGGGAAATTTAGATAACAGTAAAAGCATCCAACCACTGGTTCCTAATGGAAAGTGGTTTTTACTTGTTGTCGGATACGGATATGACTTACTAGCAGTACTTCTGGAATCTGGTGGCTGTACAGCAAA ATGCAGCGAAACCATTGGCCCCGATGTATTTTATGTAGAAGAAGCTCAAGAAACTTTAAAGCATATACAAAAGATAGGAGTGACAACATTGGCGGCTAAATGGATTGCATCTAATACAAGGCCAGAAGTAATACCTAACGAAGGTCATGCGTCTACAAAACCATCATCGAGCATCACAGAAAACTTTTTAGGTCTTATCAAATCGACCGACGTACAAAGTTCGCCCGCGAGATCTTCTCTCGCTTCAACTACTAATAAAAAGGCTCAAGAGATACCATCCATTTTGAAGAAACGCAGCACAGAAGAAAGTCCAATGGTGTTGGGATCTG TGTATTCCTTGCACACATCAGAAGATTCGCTAAGTCAAGGGACGGGTGGAGTCAGCGAAATTAGCGATGAAGCTGTGCCAATATTAGGAAGACGGGCGACAAGAGAAAAAATGTCAAGCGGATCAAAATATTCTGATGACAGCGATTCCGACATCGATATGTATAAA AACGATTGTCGGATGTTGAATATGGATATATCAAATATACGGGAGAATTTATTAAATCAAGCCGAATACTTGACACCAAAAATATTGACGACAGGTAATAAGAATTATCTTTATCACTATGTGCATTTAGATATGGCCGAGGGTATTCTATTATCATCAAAGTTATTAGCAAGCTCGGAGAAAGATCATAAGATTAtagttaattttaataaatgcgTTCACGTCATACACAGACTTTTGCATAACACAGTGAGATTCAAGAAAATGTTGAATTCGGATATGGACAAAACTGTAATTAATAAGAGTTTGATCGCTGTTAAAGAACATGGAGTATTATTTGAATGGGATAATATTACTTATTGGGTTGTCGGGCGATTATATACAACTCCTCATCCGAAGGAATTGTATGTGTGCTATCAAGATTCTGCACCgcaaaatttaatcgaaatagcATTCAAATTACATTCGTTACATACGCTAATTTAA
- the In gene encoding inturned planar cell polarity protein isoform X2 — protein MDDTNSKNISTNSQCKYSDQICAAGGTPDDNEHDWWASDSGSCTGSYYSDTDSSAAEWESEISPTGELFYIESAAESIVDGQSLYNESEHDSQPELTRRRSTRAGKLMRLIRRKESKRWSTRNKKNYSSTTSNNILNPGKEGSTTKEVTFRDFQAGEIREVTLWVDPDRRHKLGRRATLCEAYFGITPGVFSDKTRVMVAGFIPDGEAMKNKNIKIGDWLRSVNSTNITYQNLDLILSEVTVATNVTLELQRVAGIDVTEKLPESNSPKQSILVQRLMNKEESKDLMQSLINYPLGVLYLRTTEISEMGPELQGVLYTFPRSENKNTQSILCTTRGAFITLNHLLPGITGSQPTSTTIQVASEEVHIVYVPRNDELLLIALPKKCCSLEEAVNLSLDIVRTLEFVHQSLTNCFTPIGNHSSLDHFFILCLEQLLDLKRFANNVGLPDCIMNINNDIESMESYKFRSTFSVANSIELSRDAQIQIDAALSEMEAMDYRDWNEDPMDCQRLYTILGSCVYHKKYLLGSHLMHSDLIEVNSYLRHNCLLNLVMNEPVNNLVIWTKVYPSSCNQGNLDNSKSIQPLVPNGKWFLLVVGYGYDLLAVLLESGGCTANETIGPDVFYVEEAQETLKHIQKIGVTTLAAKWIASNTRPEVIPNEGHASTKPSSSITENFLGLIKSTDVQSSPARSSLASTTNKKAQEIPSILKKRSTEESPMVLGSVYSLHTSEDSLSQGTGGVSEISDEAVPILGRRATREKMSSGSKYSDDSDSDIDMYKNDCRMLNMDISNIRENLLNQAEYLTPKILTTGNKNYLYHYVHLDMAEGILLSSKLLASSEKDHKIIVNFNKCVHVIHRLLHNTVRFKKMLNSDMDKTVINKSLIAVKEHGVLFEWDNITYWVVGRLYTTPHPKELYVCYQDSAPQNLIEIAFKLHSLHTLI, from the exons atggatgacACAAACTCTAAAAACATATCCACAAACTCACAATGTAAATATAGTGATCAAATTTGTGCTGCTGGAGGTACACCAGATGATAATGAGCATGACTGGTGGGCAAGTGATAGCGGATCCTGTACTGGATCATATTATTCAGACACGGACAG TTCTGCTGCAGAATGGGAGTCAGAAATCAGCCCTACTGGAGAATTATTTTACATAGAATCTGCTGCAGAAAGTATAGTCGATGGTCAGTCTTTGTACAATGAATCGGAGCATGATTCTCAACCAGAGCTGACAAGACGACGTAGCACAAGAGCTGGGAAACTAATGAGACTTATAAGGCGCAAAGAAAGCAAAAGATGGAGtacaagaaataagaaaaattattctagcaCTACATCCAACAATATATTGAATCCTGGGAAGGAAGGAAGTACCACTAAGGAAGTTACATTCAGGGATTTTCAA gCTGGAGAAATTCGAGAAGTCACGCTATGGGTTGATCCAGATAGAAGACATAAATTAGGAAGACGAGCTACATTATGCGAAGCTTACTTTGGAATCACTCCGGGTGTATTCTCAGACAAAACAAGAGTTATGGTAGCTGGATTTATACCGGATGGGGAAGCAATGAAAAATAAGAATATCAAAATTGGTGACTGGTTGAGAAGTGTGAACTCGACAAACATCACATATCAAAACTTAGATCTTATATTGTCTGAAGTTACTGTTGCAACAAAT GTAACATTAGAGCTGCAAAGAGTTGCAGGCATTGATGTAACAGAAAAATTGCCTGAATCGAACAGTCCTAAG CAATCCATATTGGTACAAAGACTAATGAACAAGGAGGAAAGCAAAGACCTGATGCAATCTCTTATAAATTATCCACTTGGGGTTCTGTATCTGAGAACTACAGAAATTTCAGAAATGGGaccagaattgcaaggtgttctTTATACGTTTCCTCGGtcagaaaataaaaatactcaATCTATTTTGTGCACAACGAGAGGAGCTTTTATAACTCTTAATCACTTGTTACCAGGAATAACGGGATCACAGCCTACTAG TACTACTATACAGGTGGCAAGCGAAGAAGTTCACATTGTATACGTGCCGAGAAACGATGAATTACTTCTAATAGCGTTACCAAAAAAATG TTGCAGTCTCGAGGAAGCTGTAAATTTATCGCTCGATATAGTCAGAACCTTAGAATTCGTACATCAATCGCTAACAAATTGTTTTACGCCCATCGGAAATCATTCTTCTTTAGATcacttttttattttgtgtCTCGAACAATTACTAGATTTAAAAAGATTTGCAAACAATGTAGGATTGCCCGACTGTATTATGAATATTAACAATGATATCGAGAGCATGGAAAGTTACAAATTTAGGAGCACTTTCTCAGTCGCAAATTCTATAGAGTTATCAAGAGATGCACAGATTCAGATTGATGCTGCCTTGAGTGAAATGGAAGCTATGGACTATAGGGATTGG AACGAAGATCCCATGGACTGCCAAAGACTATATACGATTTTAGGTAGCTGTGTATATCATAAAAAATACCTTCTCGGTTCCCATTTAATGCACAGTGATTTGATCGAAGTCAACTCTTATCTTCGACACAATTGTCTCCTAAACTTAGTGATGAACGAACCTGTAAATAATCTTGTTATTTGGACAAAAGTTTATCCCTCGTCGTGTAATCAGGGAAATTTAGATAACAGTAAAAGCATCCAACCACTGGTTCCTAATGGAAAGTGGTTTTTACTTGTTGTCGGATACGGATATGACTTACTAGCAGTACTTCTGGAATCTGGTGGCTGTACAGCAAA CGAAACCATTGGCCCCGATGTATTTTATGTAGAAGAAGCTCAAGAAACTTTAAAGCATATACAAAAGATAGGAGTGACAACATTGGCGGCTAAATGGATTGCATCTAATACAAGGCCAGAAGTAATACCTAACGAAGGTCATGCGTCTACAAAACCATCATCGAGCATCACAGAAAACTTTTTAGGTCTTATCAAATCGACCGACGTACAAAGTTCGCCCGCGAGATCTTCTCTCGCTTCAACTACTAATAAAAAGGCTCAAGAGATACCATCCATTTTGAAGAAACGCAGCACAGAAGAAAGTCCAATGGTGTTGGGATCTG TGTATTCCTTGCACACATCAGAAGATTCGCTAAGTCAAGGGACGGGTGGAGTCAGCGAAATTAGCGATGAAGCTGTGCCAATATTAGGAAGACGGGCGACAAGAGAAAAAATGTCAAGCGGATCAAAATATTCTGATGACAGCGATTCCGACATCGATATGTATAAA AACGATTGTCGGATGTTGAATATGGATATATCAAATATACGGGAGAATTTATTAAATCAAGCCGAATACTTGACACCAAAAATATTGACGACAGGTAATAAGAATTATCTTTATCACTATGTGCATTTAGATATGGCCGAGGGTATTCTATTATCATCAAAGTTATTAGCAAGCTCGGAGAAAGATCATAAGATTAtagttaattttaataaatgcgTTCACGTCATACACAGACTTTTGCATAACACAGTGAGATTCAAGAAAATGTTGAATTCGGATATGGACAAAACTGTAATTAATAAGAGTTTGATCGCTGTTAAAGAACATGGAGTATTATTTGAATGGGATAATATTACTTATTGGGTTGTCGGGCGATTATATACAACTCCTCATCCGAAGGAATTGTATGTGTGCTATCAAGATTCTGCACCgcaaaatttaatcgaaatagcATTCAAATTACATTCGTTACATACGCTAATTTAA
- the LOC143208956 gene encoding uncharacterized protein LOC143208956, which produces MSTREEFDEERENGLIFADRYIPGELLTQIFTYVDHKSLLSCQLVCKRWEMLIKSYVWRKVAELAYNDEIMLTFNFNETITGETQNQWHRVMHTFTNYRPGLWKIIYSHGGVDKSFWSGHYGSKMAGACVCVHFPVALHFDGEDDCKEDVL; this is translated from the exons ATGAGCACACGCGAAGAATTCGACGAAGAAAGAGAAAACGGATTAATCTTCGCTGACAGGTATATTCCCGGCGAATTGTTAACACAGATCTTCACTTATGTCGACCATAAATCTCTATTGAGTTGTCAATTGGTTTGCAAACGATGGGAAATGTTAATAAAAAGCTATGTTTGGCGCAAAGTGGCCGAACTAGCGTAC AACGATGAAATCATGCTTACcttcaattttaatgaaacgaTAACTGGAGAAACTCAAAATCAGTGGCACCGT GTAATGCATACATTTACGAATTATAGACCTGGACTCTGGAAAATTATATATTCTCATGGAGGTGTAGATAAATCATTTTGGAGTGGTCATTATGGTAGTAAAATGGCAGGCGCGTGTGTATGCGTACATTTTCCAGTTGCACTACACTTCGACGGCGAGGATGATTGTAAGGAAGATGTGTTGTAG
- the Rpl18a gene encoding ribosomal protein L18A produces MKAKGELKEFEVIGRKLPTEKEKTTPLYKMRIFAPDAIVAKSRFWYFLRQLKKFKKSTGEIVSLKQISEKTPVKIKNFGIWLRYDSRSGTHNMYREYRDLSVSGAVTQCYRDMGARHRARAHSIQIIKVEVVKAANCRRPQVKQFHDSKIKFPLPKRIQHRNRMPLFSVRKPRTYFL; encoded by the exons ATGAAAGCCAAGGGAGAA tTGAAGGAGTTTGAGGTGATCGGTCGCAAATTACCGACCGAGAAGGAGAAAACTACACCTTTGTACAAAATGAGAATATTTGCACCTGACGCTATTGTTGCGAAATCCAGGTTTTGGTATTTCCTGCGTCAgctgaaaaaattcaagaaatctACTGGAGAAATTGTATCTCTTAAACAG ATTTCAGAAAAAACACCTGTCAAGATCAAGAATTTTGGAATTTGGTTAAGATACGATTCAAGATCTGGAACTCACAACATGTATAGAGAATACAGAGACCTGTCTGTAAGCGGTGCTGTAACGCAATGTTACAGAGACATGGGTGCCCGTCATCGTGCTCGTGCGCACTCTATCCAAATTATTAAGGTAGAAGTGGTAAAGGCTGCTAATTGCAGAAGGCCGCAAGTGAAACAATTCCACGATTCCAAGATTAAATTCCCATTACCGAAACGTATTCAGCACAGGAATCGTATGCCACTATTCAGTGTTAGAAAACCACGCACCTACTTcctgtaa